One window of the Candidatus Saccharibacteria bacterium genome contains the following:
- a CDS encoding glutamine synthetase, giving the protein MPNDKTLKNFLELDYETIEEMNLAARAITDPDEARDKHVAYLEEARQLKAVTLCFSDIEGRLHMLDYDRKFFLASLDNLTFDGSSIRGLSEQNESDLRLQVDWTSLTFVPADIFGAGKVIVFANICDRELKAYATDFRAQLQGYAAELKAKQGMEAYMAPEIEGFLLQGVDAEQHYDGRKGFSLVSTGGYFHSLPLDELRRFIDATAEAQRAMGFGNEKDHPEVAPSQFEINYRYTDIVRACDQAQLYKLVCRQIAMNMGMTATFLPKPIQGVNGNGMHTNLSLAKNGKNLFYDGGGEAGLSKLGWDFVGNILHRASDLCLILNASVNAYRRLDPAYEAPNQIKASANDRSSMIRIPFANEKTARIEVRSVAPDANPYLVAFSLLKTGLDGKPPRVDASKRPRVRVLPDSIHDAIRIYKTSDYTSRLLGEDCKQKYLAPKQAVANRSALELGTRIKSEEIIHHHEVTNQFLWNSF; this is encoded by the coding sequence ATGCCTAATGACAAAACTCTAAAAAACTTTCTAGAGCTTGACTACGAAACAATTGAGGAAATGAACCTTGCCGCACGGGCCATCACCGACCCAGACGAAGCACGCGACAAGCATGTAGCATACCTTGAGGAAGCGCGGCAGCTCAAGGCGGTTACCCTGTGCTTTAGCGACATAGAAGGACGGCTACATATGCTCGACTATGACCGCAAGTTCTTCCTTGCCTCGCTCGATAACCTCACGTTTGATGGTTCATCCATACGAGGGCTCAGCGAACAGAATGAGTCAGACTTAAGACTACAGGTCGACTGGACGAGCCTCACCTTTGTGCCGGCAGACATTTTTGGGGCTGGCAAGGTTATCGTCTTTGCCAATATCTGCGACCGAGAGCTAAAAGCCTACGCGACCGACTTCCGGGCGCAGCTACAAGGCTACGCTGCGGAATTGAAAGCCAAACAGGGCATGGAAGCCTATATGGCGCCAGAGATTGAAGGGTTCCTGCTCCAAGGTGTCGATGCCGAGCAGCATTACGATGGCCGCAAAGGCTTTTCGCTTGTTTCCACCGGCGGCTACTTTCACTCCCTGCCCCTCGATGAGCTGCGCCGTTTCATAGACGCAACCGCCGAAGCCCAACGCGCCATGGGTTTCGGGAACGAAAAAGACCATCCCGAAGTAGCACCCTCACAGTTTGAAATTAACTACCGCTACACCGATATTGTTCGCGCCTGTGACCAAGCGCAACTGTACAAGCTGGTCTGCCGCCAAATAGCTATGAACATGGGCATGACAGCAACATTCCTCCCCAAACCAATCCAAGGTGTAAACGGCAATGGCATGCACACCAACCTATCGCTTGCGAAAAACGGCAAAAACCTTTTTTATGACGGCGGCGGCGAAGCCGGACTTTCCAAACTGGGCTGGGATTTTGTGGGAAATATTCTACATCGCGCCTCCGACCTATGCCTTATTCTCAATGCCAGCGTGAACGCCTATCGGCGGCTTGACCCAGCGTACGAAGCGCCCAACCAAATCAAAGCTTCTGCAAACGACCGCAGCTCCATGATACGAATTCCTTTTGCCAATGAAAAAACCGCTCGCATAGAGGTACGCTCTGTTGCACCGGACGCAAACCCTTACCTGGTCGCCTTCTCCCTTCTCAAAACCGGACTCGATGGCAAGCCTCCTCGCGTCGATGCGAGCAAACGGCCCCGTGTCCGTGTCCTACCAGACAGCATCCACGACGCCATACGCATATACAAAACGAGTGACTATACATCGCGCCTGCTCGGTGAGGATTGCAAACAAAAATACCTTGCGCCCAAACAAGCCGTTGCTAACCGCAGCGCGCTTGAGCTTGGCACGCGCATAAAATCCGAGGAAATCATCCACCACCACGAGGTCACCAACCAGTTTTTGTGGAACAGTTTCTAG
- a CDS encoding ion transporter → MHSRKQLKKLRRFLAIKEVVMFTLVALSFCFLALEHFETLSHQQLLAVEWFDVVVGVIFLAEFLFEWYYARDRARYVRHYWFYLIAAVPVPTASFEILRAIRLLRLLKLLKIFAHLRYERNTRLFE, encoded by the coding sequence ATGCATAGTCGCAAACAGCTTAAAAAACTCCGGCGGTTTCTCGCCATAAAGGAAGTAGTCATGTTCACGCTGGTTGCGCTCAGCTTTTGCTTTTTGGCGCTTGAGCATTTCGAGACGCTTAGTCACCAACAACTTCTTGCGGTTGAGTGGTTTGATGTTGTGGTTGGGGTCATTTTTCTCGCTGAGTTTTTGTTTGAGTGGTACTACGCGCGTGACAGAGCACGCTATGTTCGTCACTACTGGTTTTACCTTATCGCCGCAGTACCTGTACCGACTGCCTCATTTGAAATTTTGCGCGCTATTCGACTGCTTCGCCTGCTAAAGCTGCTGAAAATATTTGCCCACCTCCGCTACGAACGCAACACTAGATTGTTTGAGTAA